TTCATCTACGAGGCTGTATTAGCACCGATTGTGGATGTCCTGGAATCCAAGGAGAGTTGCATCGAAATTGTGGGAGACTTTGTGAATGAAGCCTATGGGGATGCGGTGGCGGAAGCTCTGTGTGAGATGCAGAATGGAGTTAAGGAAAGTATTCTCAAAATTTATTTCAATCCTGATAACTATATGTCCTTAGACTCAGAAGAAGAGACAGAAGAGGATGGAGATCAGATAGATGATGAGGAGGACGTCGATGCTCAGAATATGGTGGAtaatgaggaggagagagaggatAGGGAGTGGAGGGAGGAGAAGCACCGGAAGAGGAATTTTGTCAAGACAGCCTGGTCGACCTTCATAGATGGGGCTATGAATGGAGATCTAACAACATTTAGACAACTGAAGGAGGCAGATGACTGGTGGCTGACAGAGGCATCTTCAGACACTCTTTTCAACCTGGGCGAACTGATATCGCAAGTGATGCATTTTTTAAGGAATGTGTAAGGGGTATTGTATAATAATGGTTTTGCATGTGTCGGGCCTAAATAGGTATAAGACAATTAATTCACTTGCTCCTAGTTTTTTAAGTAGTAGTTGATCTATTCGGCTAGTATTGTAATTAGTAAGGATATTATATGTACAACTTTTTGgagcaatatagggagctatccccataaagatagcacttacattaaaaaaaaagtactaatattgataataatattaagTCAACAATATAATACACTAGTAATTAGAATAATAAAAACAATAATCTAATAATTTTTACATTAATAGTATAAAACTAacatttttataatataaataaaatataagattatatTATGCTTAGTGtaagataatataaaataataatatttaaaaaaataatacaatgaatatacaaaaaataatataatgaatgttaataaaatctaatataaataaaaattgttcTCACTTTCCTCTCTTTTGCTACAAcaaatatttaaattttctttacTACTATTGAGGTATAATTTATGATTTGTTCACAAATCACAttctcaaatgaatattaaattttagaagagttatagtattcttaattgaaaaaaattaaataaattgatttaataaaattaattgtatgattattttaattaatctcttttatttgctaattgtttgaaaaaaatatattcgaTTACTATAAAAATAAggttaggattatagttcaattagggttagatttatagcttagtgttagagtttaattaggagtagggttcaattagggttaggactatGATTCTAAAGTTAAAAATTGGAGTTAGGGTTAAGGATCAATTAGACTTATATGTAAAAAAAAGCATTTAGTGCTAGGCTTAAATTATTGTTAGGATTCAAAGAGGTATTGGAACATGACTTTTGTAGTTATGTTCAAATAAGATTACAACTTAATTAGGGTTAGCTTGTTACATTTATTACTTCTATTACATTATTAAAGCAccaagtactagccactacgtggcacttgttttaATTAGATGTAGATTTCTTCGGTATGTTTTTTATTTgggtaaaaatatattttttaaatgttttaattttcaaTTATGAAAGAGGAtaatagaaatcaaaagaaaacttatTCTTTCATAACTAATCAATCTTTACTTTAGGGAAGATACTTTGCTTTAATGTTACTTCATTAATATTATGATAATAATATCTTAAATTATATATCACTTTAAACTAAACTTTtctattaatataaaaaattaaaatataaatataaatttttataatcataaattttatttcaaattaaatttaaaactttactataaaaaattaaacaaaaaattaaataatataattttatttaaaaaatcaacaCAAacattaaaaagagaaataaaaatcaCAAGACAATtcaatcaataaaaaaataatacatttTACAATGAAATTGAACAGCttcaaaattaaattatataaatatttttattaaaacaaTGTAATCAAGTGGAAACTCCTCTTGTAAAGTAAGATGGACACTTTCCAAAATTCACATTATTCCACTTAGACAATAGTCAATCCTCACTTTTGATTGATATTCGTACACAATTTATATGCGTTAACAAATATTGCATTATGGCAAGAGAAATGGTTTTAAATTCTAATATATTTGAGATTCTCATTTTTCATGCGGAAGGGAAACTTTTTAAATATTTCCTCGAGGTAAATTGGTATATAAAGAATAATTTTGATTATATCAGCTCACTCATCTTTATTTAATATTATCCAAATCTATATTTTACTGTTCTTATAAAGATATTTTTAAGTAAGGTCATTTATGTACTCTTCTTTTTTAAACAATGTACACCATTTCCATGTTCAATACTGCATCATCAGGGAGGTTATTTAAATTACTACAATTTTCTATATTGAAATGTTGGAGCTGTGACAGGTTGCCAATGGAATCAGGGAGTTTGTTTAAACCATCACACCATCCCATGTTCAAGTGCTGCAGCTGTGACAGGTTGCCAATGGAATCAGGGAGTTTGTTTACACCATCACACCATCCCATGTTCAAGTGCTGCAGCTGTGACAGGTTGCCAATGGAATCAGGGAGGTTGTTTAAACCATAACACCTTCGCATGTCCAAGTGCTGCAGCTGTGACATTTTGCCAATGGAATCAGGGAGTTTGTTTAAACCTGTACAACTTGGCATGTCCAAGTGCTGCAGCTGTGACATGTTGCCAATGGAATCAGGGAGGTTGTTTAAACCTTCACACCCTCCCATGTCCAAGTGCTGCAGCTGTGACAGGTTGCCAATGGAATCAGGGGGGTTGTTTAAACCTGTACACCCTCCCATGTCCAAGTGTTGCAGCTGTGACAGGTTGCCAATGGAATCAGGGAGGTTGTTTAAACCATTACACCCTCTCATGTCCAAGTGTTGCAGCTGTGACAGGTTGCCAATGGAATCAGGGAGGTTGTTTAAACTTGTACACTCTCTCATGTACAAGTGCTGCAACTGTGTCAGGTTGCCAATGGAATCAGGAAGGTTGTTGAAACCATTACACCCTCTCATGTCCAAGCGCTGCAGCTGTGATAGGTTGTCAATGGAATCAGAGAGGTTGTTTAAACCTGTACACCATCCCATGTCCAAGTGCTGCAGCTGTGACAGGTTGCCAATGGAATCAGAGAGTTTGTTTAAACCATCACACCATTCCATGTTCAAGTACTGCAGCTGTGACAGGTTGCCAATGAAATCAGGGAGGTTATCTAAACCATCACAGCATTCCATGTCCAAGTGCTGCAGCTGTGACAAGTTGCCAATGGAATCGGGGAGTTTGTTTAAACCTATACACCCTACCATGTCCAAGTGCTGCAGCTGTATATCTGGAAGTGAAAATATGGAGGAGATAAGAAAGCTGTCAAGGTGATCACAGAATTGTAATTGCATAATCTTCAGTTGCCAAATGTTAATGGAGGAGTGGCCTGGCTTCTTTATTGCTCTATTCATCTCAAAGTCACAATCTGCCAGTCTTAACCATATCAAACTTGTAGGAAGCATGGCTAGCGTGTCTTGTGTCACGCCTTCAATGCTTAGATCCTCCAAATCAAGATAGCGAAGACCGGGTGGAAACATCTGTTCAAGCCTTTGTGAATTGCCTCCATTAATTCGAATGCGAGAGAAATTACGGTTGTTGGTTATGGTGTTTAAAACGTTTGCCTCTGATAGACGGGTAcactctttttctttttcagcaaTGCCTTGCCCCATATCTCGCAAATGATCATGCATATCAAATCTTCCTTCATCGTCAATCTTTATCGATGACTTCATTAAAAGATTAGATACAACAGAGTATACCTTCCTGTACACGGATTTCCAGAAGACAACGGGCAATGATTTCTCTTCTCCAATAAAGACGCAAGCAATGTCCAAAAAGATTTCCTTTTCCACATCATTAAGAGCATCATAACTGATGTAAAGCCTTTCTTGAATTTCTGGGTAGCGGGTAATGTTGCGAAGAGCTTCCATCCAACAATCTGTGTCATCCTGCTTATCATAGAGGAAGGATCCAATCACTTCCAATGAAAGAGGATGCCCCTTACAAGCTTCCACTATTTCTTTGGACAGATGTTCGTAATCTGGACTTGCAGATGCTTTGAGAAAAGCATGCCAACTAAATAGTTGGAGACCTTCACTCATATCCAATCCCCTCATCTCGTGGATGCATTCAGATGAGACTTTAGCAACATTAAGGATGTGTTTGTCTCTCGTAGTAATAATAACTCTGCTGTGATGTGCCAGCCAGTCCCCAACCAATGCATCCAATTGTTTAACACCATCCACATCGTCCAAAATAAGCATAACACATTTTCCTCCCAAACGTTCTCTCAACAAAGACATGCCCTGATCAACATTGTACGCTGTTCCCTCATATTTAGTTAACTGTTCAAGAATCTGCATCTGCAACTTTGTAAGGCCTGTGTCGTCTGCAGCAGTGGAGCGGACAATAGATACAAATGAAGCAGCTTCAAAATCAGTATAAATTTGATTGTAGACAGCCTTGGCAATTGTGGTCTTGCCAATACCACCAATACCCCATATTCCAACTTTAACAACCCCATCCATTGAATTCAGATTTAATTTCTGGATGAGAGCATCCTTCACGCTGTCCAATCCCACTGGATGCTTGGCAACTTGTATTGGCACCCTATCCAAGCACCACCGTCTTCACTAGCCGAGCTTCATAGCTGCAGTGGCCATAAAAGTAATACTTATTGTTATTCTTGTTCTACTTCCCTCGAGAGAATTGCAACAGtggtaaaataatatttttacaTATAATATGAAGGAGAAAATCTGGAAAATAGAACATATAAATTTAAATTGTATTTAGAATTTGTTTTTTTTGGCTGCTTTCAATATCAAAAATATATGATTTGTAAAATGAAatgataataaatatataattatacatTGTGTAAagttaaatacaaatcaatttagATTTATTTGATGAATCATAAGCCTCCCTATAACTATATCTGCATACCCACACTAGGTCTTTTCCACCACTTTGCCTCTTGTTTATGCCTTGTTTGAGGTGTCTTcacattttcttcatttctttcttgacTTGAAGCATATTCCTTTTTATGTGGATGTCCTCTCTTATAACCGTTTACTTATCCCTTATAAATTGTTGTGGCCTTGCTAGAACAGTAGTACATGTACTCAAATAGGATCAAAGAGGTTAAAGTTGTGAATAGATCCAATATCAAAAGTAAGAGCATGTACAATATGCTTGAGAGATTCTTTTCTAGTGTTTTTTTTCAAGGTTATAAAAAAGATATATATTTAAATACTTTTATATTGAATTCTAGTTGGACATTGTGAAAAACTTGTTCAAACTAAAGCTTGCTTCCATCTTTTTATTGATTCTTATTTGTAAATGCAATTTCttttaatatctagatatgaaaaatGTTGTCAAAGGGATTTTCACATATCAACTCAGATTTTTCCACCTTATTGATATTGTGTATGCTGAATGTAGCTTATACCTACTGAAACTTCTACAAATTATAATCTACTGTCCTAACCCTTACTAATACTAGTTAACAAACAAATATAATTGTAAGTATAATTGAACCAAAGAAAAGTGAAAAGTGGATGAGATGCTTCAAAAATCTATGACCTTATGTTTTTATGTTACAACATAAAtgaattttattaataaaaagagACTGATGAAGTCATGGAAAGATAGAATATATGTAAAGTCTTGCACGTTCCACAGCTCTTAAGCACTCACGCATCTCTTTCATTTGATGACATTAGATTGTAAAAAGCCAGCCAACTTAACTGGCACGCTTTTATTCTTGTTTTTTGTGCCGTCTTCTTAAATTTTCGGGCAATGGCTATGCAGCAGACAAAATGGCCCGCGCATGCCATGCCTTCTCCACCGATGCCCCCATGTCATGACTGCACAGCACTGCACCGCCTTCCGTCCTCCTGCGCAAACGTCCAATCAAACTGTACACGTCCACCCCCATCAATCCATCAGCTCGATaagttatatattttatttttttatttttatttattttaatataattgtattataatatataattatgtgattttaacatatatgtaaattttaataatattattttttaactttttaaaatacattaggtaaataacagtttaattttttaattatatatttctttttttaataataaatttaatttaaaaataaaagtaaaaaagttgtaattaagtaaaaatatgtgtaactaatataaaaatttaatacatatattaaaaaaattattaatataacttaaaaataaaagtataatataattaaaaagaagctttaaaaaatataaaaaatatgtgtaacttggttaaatatttttaactaacttagttacttagttctttttatttttagtttagtaaatttttgatatttcttaacttaaatatgtgtaacttagttacttaaatatttttaactaagtaacttagttacttttagtttattttttaatttttttttaacttaaatatgtgtaactAATCATTAATTTTAACTTACATATGTTAAAATCGCTTAATTAGTTATATATTATGgatgttaaaattttacattacttacacatattttaattttattttaaagttatattaatatttttttaatatatatgttaaatttgtatattttgtatattagTTACATAGACTTAATTACacatatttttacttttatttttatatgaaaaaatatcaaaaatatgtgtaagttaatatttttatcttaaatatttttaactaagtaacttagtcacttttatttttacttttagtaaatgtttttgatattttttaactaagtaacttagtcacttttattaaaaacatttactaaaagtaaaaataaaagtgactaagttacttagttaaaaatatttaagataaaaatattaacttacacatatttttgatattttttcatataaaaataaaagtaaaaatatgtGTAATTAAGTCTATGTAActaatatacaaaatatacaaatttaacatatatattaaaaaaatattaatataactttaaaataaaattaaaatatgtgtaagtaatgtaaaattttaacatcCATAATATATAACTAATTAAGCGATTTTAACATATGTAAGTTAAAATTAATGATTAGTTACACatatttaagtttaaaaaaaattaaaaaataaactaaaagtaactaagttacttagttaaaaatatttaagtaaCTAAGTTACTCATATTTAAGTTAAGAAATATCAAAAATTTACTAAACTAAAAATAAAAGGAACTAACtaagttagttaaaaatatttaaccaagttacacatattttttatattttttaaagcttctttttaattatattatacttttatttttaagttatattaataatttttttaatatatgtattaaatttttatattagttacacatatttttacttaattacaatttttttacttttatttttaaattaaatttattattaaaaaaagaaatatataattaaaaaattaaactgttatttacctaatgtattttaaaaagttaaaaaataatattattaaaatttacatatatgttaaaatcacataattatatattataatacaattatattaaaataaataaaaataaaaaaattaaatatataacttATCGAGCTGATAGATTGATGGGGGTGGACGTGTATGGTTTGATTGGACGTTTGCGCAGGAGGACGGAAGGCGGTGCAGTGCCGTGCAGTCATGACATGGGGGGCATCCATGCTGCATGGCATGCATGGACCATTTTGTCCGCTGCATAGCCATTGCCAAATTTTCGCGTGTTTTGTTGTCTTTTAACCTCTTCATGTTTAGACGCTAAGTAAAATTATGCGGCTTTTtcgatataaaaataaataaattgtgtgGTCTTTGTTTGTTTCAAAAAAATCTCAATTTTGAATGATccgtatttactatttgaagagcagattttttaattattaatgattttaatttttttaaaaataaaattgatttgtaTATATGTGAAATTTAGATATATGAAATTGTTGAAGGGTTCCATATAAGGGGGTGTTAGATTTCTGCATGACGTGTTTTTGATACCTAGAATTTTCACCTCTTGTTTTGTAAATTTCTTATGGTTTCTTATTTTTAGATATTCTATATATATTGAAGCCTTGAGATAATAGTAAGATAAGATGTTTTATAGGTAAAAAGATTATGTCAATATTGAAAAGAAGGGATATTAGAGTGTTGTATATTTACATTTTACTTGAAGATTGATACATTCTTAAACCTTTCTGGAATGATGGAGTTCCTTTTTAATAGAACTCCAACATAAATTCAATGTTATGTTCTACTCTTTTatggtttgttgattttttttattgcTATAAATCTCCACACATAATCTTATAAGGGATAATCTAATTTTACATACATTAAAATTATATTTGCATAAATATGAAGAACTTTAATGTGTAGTTTCTTCACCTTTATTTAACAATGAAGGTAGACTTACCAATATATAATAGGCTGCACAAATAGGCATATTTTAACTACAATAATGCTTTGAGAGTTAATTAAATTTCTACCACTTATCTATGATTTCAAACTtaagaaaaaaggaaaaatatatgtTGATTGAGTTTGcacttattttataaaaaattgaaaagaaatgatatttaagaagaataaagagatgATGTGCAATTTATAGCATTACCATTGCTAAGAAGAGAAAGTAGGTGttccaaaatcttaatattttttttccCCAAGTGATATATTATTCATGAATACGTGCTACCAAAATAAACTCAAGATAAgagggattgatcttcaacatcatACTATGCATCACTTATGTTGGAAACTAACACAATAAAATGAAGAATAACTTTAGAGAAATACAAACAAATGGCTCCTCAATGTATTCACACACTCCACATCCTCCTTGAGAAAATACATTTCTATTGCTATTTAAGCTTAAAATGAGCGAGAGATGTGGGATTTATATTAACTCAAAAATATTCTCAAGTTATATCAACCATATTGGGGTCttcaatttcatttttgaattAATTTATAGGGTTATAGTTTAGGGGAATTCACCATCAAAATTTTGATGTCTATGCGAGTAAAGAGGGTTTGAAAAGCATTAATGGAAATTAATGAGAACAAATTGTAAGAGGATTGTTTTGTTTTTAGTCATCCCATTCTTAGGGGGTTAAACATTAAAAGTTACCTAAATTCCcttaaaacaataattttttttttttctaacattATATAATGAGGATGGCAAAATAGATATATAGGAATTTTGTGTTGACATTGTTAAGAGGCATTCCTCctacttcttatatatatatatgcacatatcaTTGGAATGAGAATATAGGGGAGATGCATACATAAAGCAATTTTTGAGCTTATGATATTGTTTTTAATACTTTCCCCACTACTAATTGTGAAAATTTGTGTAAGGTGAAAAAGCTTAAGTCTAAATTTTAAGTTTATGTTAAAAAGGGAATGCATGGGGGGTTTTAGTTGGGTTCTAGGCACAAAGTATGAGAGCTTTTCTTAATGTTTGTTTTTATCCCTAACTTTTTAAACACAACCCATGCATGCATAAGGACATAGTTTGAAAAGAGTCTAATTCCTAAAATGAAGCCATGTTTTAGGGTTTAAGCTCTCTAAATAGCACATTGAAGACAAAAAAGAAGGCTCACTACCAAAAAATAAGGCACGTTATAGGTAATGGAGGGAGACTTTAAATATGAAAATAGTGCTAGAATTTTTTGAAAGGAGTCCCTTTACATTTCATCCACATGTTGAGAGTTTGAGGAGAGATTAATGGTGCGATGCATGAGGAGAGGGCAGTTTTAAAGGCATGTTTACACCTTCACACATGTTCGAAGCCTCCATTATGCATCTTCCAATTGGTATGCACTTTACACTTGAAGATTTATTTATTGCATGAAGTATTGTAATAGGAGGTTCTATCAAATCATTGTTATCTTAGTTAAGAATGTCTAAAAACCTTTGAAAgcatattgtgtgtgtgaaaagtggtaatctgtaAGCTGTAAggtacaaacacttcaataaatcatttcatgcatggttagacaaatagaatcaatgaatgtaaaaaccataacaaattgacctctTGCcccctaaaagatgcaagtatagacttgctctcagatttgtccagtaactagactacaccaagacgaaggatttaatctaaatggatgcaagattaacaTAGATGGATGCaaacaatcatgattaaactaatatgcaaaaagctaaaatgcaataatctcaatacacaatattctcaatgactctagagaaaaaacaacataataacaataaatcttcagGGTGTCCTGATTGAGAGatgaaaggttgaatttatagagaatccaaagagagaccaacagtcaagattgattaatgatgagcggttgagattcctcaagagaaagcacaatccaTGTGAATTGAAATAATTGGGTGCTTTAATTCAGTTTCAGAGGAGATAAGATTGAGTTGATCTTGAGATAAATTCAATAAAGCTTGATTTAATGCATTTAAATTATAAGTCTTAGTTTtcattggagataaaatcaattgaagtcatgcacttgagataaaattagttaatTCAATGCATATTTgttttatttgctcaatatttttattagaaaaagccaTTTTAATGCAACTAAAtccttttcctctttgagtttaaatttagagaaaatgatttattcaatttaattgcttttcttgcttttctgatatttctcaaggtatctcaaatttagaaaaagaatatctcaagttgatttcttttctcaatttaattccttttttgcaaattaattctttttttttcaaattaattcctttttagcagtttaattcttttttttcaaattaattcctttttttaaataaattcctttttgatgatttaatggtaaatttatttattaattaaatatactaggatatttaattaaataaataggataattgattaaaatgatttacttggaatggttaattaattaaataaacatttaattaatttagaatgctttatttgccatgtgacattgatgaccgatgaaataattaattagatgctcaagattgatttaattgtctttggttaggaccttggtgatgtagtcgagattaggggcccatggtttagatgaccatttttagggaactgcatttgcccctctttgaaatgatgtgtgagcagtgcattgattcaaacaatagttgatgtcaaatagatatcagttctaaacttgatggatcgcaaaccgatgaagagcgagatgttcaacttgatttgaagcgatgaaactaaacagatTGATCAAAGCTATACCGATCCTGAACTTTATAgaactaggactgatgaagagcgagataccaatcttgaacttgatggatcaagaagcgggTATCGATCTAGAACTATATTGAACTAGAATCAATTGAGCAAAGAGATAATactgattccgaacttgattgaactagaatcaaTTGAGCAACGAGATAATactgattccgaacttgattgaataaGAACCAATTAGCGAAACaaaatgtctagcttgatttgatgtgatgaaactgaacaccgaattgaagattgatttagatgaggacaaaaactgatatgcccctagagattatttttatttgacatcgaagaatctcaacttgatatgatgcaGTGTAGTTatgatgcccctagtaacaaggttttagttgatttgattttattgatATTCAATTAATCTTTGATTAAAAAGATTTTCTGCTCGatgttagatgaagatttgaaaaatttcttgaccttTTGATGATGCAATCACTAATAATgttgatgtaatgagtatgccccctcgggagcgaaatcgaaagatagcgagatcGCGGTGATTTTAGGTaattttaataaaatgatttagCGATGATAATATGAGCACGAAgattaaaaaaatataacaataattaaaaattaatgacAAAATATGTGAAAATGCGAAGTGCAATTTTTTTTCCTCTGCTACCGGAAGGGGGTTCTGTAATACTATATCTCCCCCCTATCCTGCAACAAGGGCAAACCGTATACCAATCTCAAATCACAAACCTCAATTTATGGGCAACAATGGCACTCATCATCCACAATGGATGTTTCAGAATGGAAGGTGGGTAGATAAGGCACCCATCCAAAATTCGGCCCAAACAAGACCAAATGTAACCTCAACCCTGGATGGCTAGTAGCAGGTAATTTCAAAAAAGCATAAACGGTGAATGAACAAGATTCATGAGCCATGGTAGAATGCTTGCTATATAAAACCCTGAATCAATCCTAGATATATCACAAGAAGGAAAGGAGGAGAAACTTGTCACTTCCATCAGCCCATCTGTTAGGTGTCTGCACTAAGGAATAAACAATTTACACACATCCACAAGGCAACACCGGAATTGAAGGTCCAACAAAATTCAGACAAATCTGATAGCAAGAAGAATGACGGCGAACAAAGCTCGTCAGTAAGATGGGCTAGGAGAAACCCTAATGCTACAAATTTTGTCATTaataagaaacaaaaggaggatcaaATCAACAGATGCCAAAGGTTTGGACTTTTTGAAAAATGGTTAGGGACGGTCAATTGATATCTGACATAGTGTCCTGGTTTAAAGATATATATTCGGGCCAGGTAAGTATCTCACTTCTTCCTAACAATATCCTTTTTATCTGCTGCAAAGATGAACATTTGAAAAAAGAATTGCTGTGTGGATATGTTGTTACTTTTAAAgggtataattttaaatttttagattGGCAAATGAACTTCAATCCTTATTCTTTCAAACAAAAAGGAAACCCTAGATGGATTAATATTCCCTATTTTCCAGTAGAGCTCTTAAACTTTGAAATCATTTTAGAAATATGCAATGCTTTGGGTGA
This genomic stretch from Cryptomeria japonica chromosome 8, Sugi_1.0, whole genome shotgun sequence harbors:
- the LOC131035906 gene encoding disease resistance protein RPV1-like; amino-acid sequence: MDGVVKVGIWGIGGIGKTTIAKAVYNQIYTDFEAASFVSIVRSTAADDTGLTKLQMQILEQLTKYEGTAYNVDQGMSLLRERLGGKCVMLILDDVDGVKQLDALVGDWLAHHSRVIITTRDKHILNVAKVSSECIHEMRGLDMSEGLQLFSWHAFLKASASPDYEHLSKEIVEACKGHPLSLEVIGSFLYDKQDDTDCWMEALRNITRYPEIQERLYISYDALNDVEKEIFLDIACVFIGEEKSLPVVFWKSVYRKVYSVVSNLLMKSSIKIDDEGRFDMHDHLRDMGQGIAEKEKECTRLSEANVLNTITNNRNFSRIRINGGNSQRLEQMFPPGLRYLDLEDLSIEGVTQDTLAMLPTSLIWLRLADCDFEMNRAIKKPGHSSINIWQLKIMQLQFCDHLDSFLISSIFSLPDIQLQHLDMVGCIGLNKLPDSIGNLSQLQHLDMECCDGLDNLPDFIGNLSQLQYLNMEWCDGLNKLSDSIGNLSQLQHLDMGWCTGLNNLSDSIDNLSQLQRLDMRGCNGFNNLPDSIGNLTQLQHLYMRECTSLNNLPDSIGNLSQLQHLDMRGCNGLNNLPDSIGNLSQLQHLDMGGCTGLNNPPDSIGNLSQLQHLDMGGCEGLNNLPDSIGNMSQLQHLDMPSCTGLNKLPDSIGKMSQLQHLDMRRCYGLNNLPDSIGNLSQLQHLNMGWCDGVNKLPDSIGNLSQLQHLNMGWCDGLNKLPDSIGNLSQLQHFNIENCSNLNNLPDDAVLNMEMVYIV